The nucleotide sequence AAACAGTTCCAAGATGATTCGTCATCTGCGGGGTTACTTCACAGCGGTACACATTTGCGCCCGCTTCTGGCACACTAATAAATTGATTTGTTACTAAGTCATCAATTGTTTCGCCGACTTGTGGCTGACGCTGGATCATTTGTAGTGCTTTCAAGACGTCCTGCCTGCTGATAATTCCTAGCAGCTTATAATTATCATCAATGACAGGCAGTACCTCAATTCCTTCCCACACCATCATATGAGCAGAGTTTGCTACAGATGTCTTCCCGTTCACAACCATTGGATTCTTCGTCATCACTTTTTCAATCGGAAGATGACGGTCCACTCCGATAACATCCTTAGCTGTTACCATGCCAGTTACCTTCAATTGATTATCAACAACAGGATAACGGCTATGCTTTGTCTCATCATTAAGTTCAAACCATTTGCCCACATTATCATTTACATGAATGTAAAATGTACGGTCTAAAGGCGTTAAAATGTCTTCAACGAAGATAATTTCTTTCTTAATCAGCTGATCATAGATTGCACGGTTAATCATTGTTGCAACAGTAAACGTGTCATAGCTTGTAGAAATAATTGGTAGCTTATATTCATCTGCAAGCAGCTTCACATGCTCGTCTGTATCAAAGCCACCTGTAATTAAAACTGCTGCACCTGCTTGAAGTGCTTTTTCATGTGCTTTCGTACGGTTCCCGACAATTAATAAGTTACCTGCACCTGTGTAACGCATCATCGCTTCAAGCTTCATCGCACCGATGACAAACTTATTCAATGTCTTATGCAAGCCTTCTCTTCCACCAAGCACTTGTCCATCAACAATGTTAACAACTTCAGCGTATGTAAGCTTTTCGAAATTTTCTTTCTTCTTTTGTTCAATACGGATTGTGCCGACTCGTTCAATTGTACTAACCAATCCTTTATTCTCTGCGTCTTTAATTGCACGATATGCAGTTCCTTCACTGACCTGCAATTCTTTTGCAATTTGGCGCACAGAAATTTTATTCCCGACATCTAAGTTTTCGATGTGTTGTAAGATTTGCTCATGTTTTGTTGCCAACTGCCTCACCATTCTTTCTGTTCATCCCGAACTGTTCGGTCTGCAAGATATTCTAGCTATATTATACTTCTCATATCTCTGCACATCAATTGCCTTCGCAATTCAGCGGTTTTCAAGATAAATTTATTTTTTTCAAAAGATGTGTATAAAATTCATCCGATGAGCCATTCTATAGAATGTCAACACAACACAAGGAGGAAATTTCACATGGCACAACAACAAGCACAACAAGCGATTCAACAAGCGCAAACAGCAATGCAACAGGCTCAACAAAATCCACAACAAGCTCAGCAAGCATTGCAACAAGCTGCAAATGAACTTCAACAAGCAATGAGCGCTGCACAAAATTCAGCAAACCCTACATCAATTCAACAAATCCAAAACGCTCAAAATGCAGTTCAACAAGCGCAAAATGCTGCTCAGCAACAACAGCAAAACCCACAGCAAGCGCAACAAGCGATTGATCAAGCTGTTCGTGCGTGTCAACAAATTCAAAACATGCAGTAATTTCCTCAACGGAACATCGCTGCCTGCCCGTAAAACGTCAGGCAGCTCTATCGATGGGCCATAGCCAAGCGGTAAGGCAACGGACTTTGACTCCGTCATGCGTTGGTTCGAATCCAGCTGGCCCAGTTAGAAAACTTGAAACGAAAAGCTGGCTGTCATTTTGACAACCAGCTTTTTCATTTTATAGATCAAGTGTATCGCCGGCATTCATTACTTTTCCTTCAACACCATCAATCGCTGCTAACTTTGCTGTATAGGCTTCTGGATTTTGTTCAATTGGCGGGAATGTGTTGTAATGAATCGGCACAACAAGCTTTGCTTTTAA is from Bacillus tianshenii and encodes:
- a CDS encoding CBS domain-containing protein gives rise to the protein MATKHEQILQHIENLDVGNKISVRQIAKELQVSEGTAYRAIKDAENKGLVSTIERVGTIRIEQKKKENFEKLTYAEVVNIVDGQVLGGREGLHKTLNKFVIGAMKLEAMMRYTGAGNLLIVGNRTKAHEKALQAGAAVLITGGFDTDEHVKLLADEYKLPIISTSYDTFTVATMINRAIYDQLIKKEIIFVEDILTPLDRTFYIHVNDNVGKWFELNDETKHSRYPVVDNQLKVTGMVTAKDVIGVDRHLPIEKVMTKNPMVVNGKTSVANSAHMMVWEGIEVLPVIDDNYKLLGIISRQDVLKALQMIQRQPQVGETIDDLVTNQFISVPEAGANVYRCEVTPQMTNHLGTVSYGVFTTLVTEAGSRMMRSYKKGDLVVENITVYFIKPVQLESVLEIVPKVLEMGRKFGKVDVEVYNEGKLVGKALLMAQLIDR